Proteins from one Entomospira culicis genomic window:
- the add gene encoding adenosine deaminase: MSSNIIQDLPKIELHRHIEGSFHPPTLFQIAQKNRLDFPQEFEAFKEQLQFPKDSKPDFALFLSKFYNKWYNDLDDVYTVVYNSFLNIDQNENLFYSEIRFNPFHFCINKGFDPVDTLKTFLMAARSAIREKQSHTKLLMTINRGFYPEERYMEVFKQFVDKVDLTGIIGIDLAGDEVNFPPEKFQHFFQLIQSHGLPATIHAGEVTSADQIWTAIDKLHAKRIGHGVKVTDDPNLIAYAKEKSIAFEMCPISNYQTGAVPDTANHPIRDLLREGLCVTLNSDDPTVQNATLVDDYNACHHQMGLSIDELKALNLNSIQASFLPPKEKIDLEKNFLQAWGKVTSAH; the protein is encoded by the coding sequence ATGTCTAGCAACATCATTCAGGATTTGCCGAAAATTGAACTGCATCGGCACATCGAGGGTTCGTTTCATCCACCCACGCTCTTCCAAATTGCCCAAAAAAATCGTCTCGATTTTCCCCAAGAATTTGAAGCCTTCAAAGAGCAACTCCAATTTCCCAAAGATTCCAAGCCCGACTTCGCGCTATTCCTAAGTAAATTCTACAACAAGTGGTACAACGATCTCGATGATGTCTACACCGTCGTCTACAACTCTTTTCTTAATATAGATCAGAATGAAAATCTATTCTATAGTGAAATTCGCTTCAACCCCTTTCACTTCTGCATCAACAAAGGTTTCGATCCCGTTGATACGCTCAAGACCTTCCTCATGGCCGCCCGTAGCGCCATCCGCGAAAAACAGAGCCACACCAAACTCCTCATGACCATCAACCGTGGCTTCTACCCTGAAGAGCGTTACATGGAAGTCTTTAAACAGTTTGTCGATAAGGTCGACCTCACCGGCATTATTGGCATCGATCTTGCGGGTGATGAGGTCAATTTTCCACCCGAAAAATTTCAACATTTCTTCCAGCTCATCCAGAGTCATGGATTGCCTGCCACCATCCACGCAGGAGAAGTTACCTCTGCCGATCAAATTTGGACAGCCATCGACAAACTGCACGCCAAACGTATCGGGCACGGCGTAAAAGTTACCGATGACCCAAACCTAATTGCTTATGCTAAAGAGAAAAGTATCGCGTTTGAGATGTGTCCGATTAGTAATTATCAAACCGGTGCAGTACCCGACACCGCCAACCATCCCATCCGCGATCTCCTACGGGAAGGTCTCTGCGTAACCCTCAATAGCGACGACCCCACCGTGCAAAATGCCACCCTTGTTGACGACTATAACGCTTGTCATCACCAAATGGGGCTCTCTATCGACGAGCTTAAAGCGCTCAACCTCAACTCTATCCAAGCCTCGTTCTTACCACCCAAAGAGAAAATCGACCTAGAAAAGAACTTTTTGCAAGCTTGGGGAAAAGTTACTTCAGCACACTAA